One segment of Spirosoma agri DNA contains the following:
- a CDS encoding outer membrane beta-barrel family protein gives MWLRTTVYLFFLTTIVTYAQTPGGTINPTVPVQSGQPVSPSGGENPVKGNAKISGCAIDSTMTKAVEFANVALYETTSGKLVNGAVADEKGRFLLTRIAPGSYRLLISFLGYNAKSVDNIVLTKGQAKDIGVVRLTASTRTLNEVTVAGKKALVEDKVDRLVYNADSDLAAKGGDATDILKKVPMLSVDLLGNVTLQGSSSVRVLINNKPSSILAGNLADALRQIPADLIKTVEVITSPSAKYDSEGSGGIINIITKKNTLQGLHLDVDSGLGNRNATLGLNGSFRKGKLGLNLNGNGRLVYNPSASDLNQTTYLASGATPVRTNQHIDAFDKGVFAQYALGLDYDLAKNQSLTAGVRLGIRNLNQDQHQSTTILSNEPMALPSKRDVYSQNLSNSIDVNVDYLHTYAGTGDGSKKEFSLSTQYSQNKLTNNFDANQLDTLGLIKTRQRNLNDATNKEFILQADYQVLVSERFQLEFGGKNTLRQVTSLYQYLLASPTSTFATDDSRPSGSLTYDQNIAAAYVSTTFTTRSKLAIMTGLRYEYTSIQARTGGSQTGGSRTGGSSTGGQGSISIPDYGRLLPSINLSKKIGEGTTVKLAYTRRIRRPFIDDLNPNFNTVNPLNIRIGNPYLKPETVDRIEAGYSTQVKKTYLNFTLYTRLNTDDIQSISQRSDTLVGAVVTRVTNLGKEYNYGSNLFATVNITPRWSVNGNIDVMYRFIQGLTLDINGLSTLISNQGFRWGGRMDTQLQLDKGWAVQANIGYRGKDINLQGYRIGFAQYSLGARKDFSNKRGSLGIAAENFLTRGMGFTSVLNSAQFDQDFRQYIYNASVRATFSYKLGSLNGAKVKKNKSLGDEN, from the coding sequence ATGTGGCTAAGAACTACCGTTTATTTATTTTTCCTAACGACAATCGTCACGTACGCTCAAACGCCGGGTGGTACAATCAATCCGACAGTCCCGGTTCAATCGGGCCAACCGGTTTCCCCTTCTGGAGGGGAAAATCCAGTTAAAGGCAATGCAAAAATTTCGGGTTGTGCTATTGATTCGACCATGACCAAAGCGGTCGAATTTGCCAATGTAGCTTTATATGAAACCACAAGTGGGAAATTAGTGAATGGAGCGGTGGCTGATGAAAAGGGGAGATTCTTGCTCACTCGTATTGCGCCGGGCTCTTATCGGCTACTCATTTCGTTTCTGGGTTATAACGCCAAGAGCGTTGACAATATCGTTTTGACAAAGGGGCAGGCTAAAGACATTGGGGTCGTTCGACTAACGGCCAGTACCCGCACCTTGAATGAAGTAACCGTCGCTGGTAAGAAAGCCCTGGTGGAAGACAAAGTCGATCGGCTGGTCTATAATGCCGATAGCGATCTGGCCGCGAAAGGGGGAGACGCCACTGATATTCTTAAAAAAGTACCCATGCTCTCCGTTGACCTGCTGGGGAACGTAACGCTACAGGGCAGTTCCAGTGTCCGGGTCTTGATTAATAACAAGCCGTCGTCTATCCTGGCCGGTAATCTGGCCGATGCCTTACGGCAAATACCCGCCGATCTCATCAAAACGGTCGAAGTTATTACCTCGCCCTCGGCTAAATACGATTCGGAAGGAAGTGGTGGTATTATCAACATTATTACCAAGAAGAATACGCTCCAGGGCCTGCATCTCGACGTTGATAGCGGCCTGGGCAATCGGAATGCAACTCTGGGGTTAAATGGTAGTTTCCGAAAAGGTAAATTAGGACTTAACCTCAATGGGAATGGCCGTCTAGTTTATAATCCATCGGCATCGGATTTAAATCAAACAACCTACTTGGCATCAGGAGCCACGCCGGTTCGTACAAATCAGCACATTGATGCCTTTGACAAAGGAGTATTTGCCCAATATGCGCTGGGGCTGGATTATGATCTGGCGAAAAACCAATCGCTAACGGCTGGCGTACGGCTGGGTATTCGGAACTTAAACCAGGATCAACACCAGTCGACAACGATCCTATCTAATGAACCCATGGCTCTTCCCTCAAAACGGGATGTGTATAGCCAAAACTTATCCAATTCAATTGATGTCAACGTCGACTACTTGCATACGTACGCAGGTACCGGTGATGGATCTAAGAAGGAGTTTAGCCTGTCAACTCAATATAGCCAGAATAAGCTGACCAACAATTTCGACGCTAACCAACTGGATACCCTTGGTTTGATCAAAACCCGGCAGCGAAACCTGAATGATGCGACGAACAAGGAGTTCATTCTCCAGGCAGATTATCAGGTACTTGTCAGTGAGCGCTTTCAACTGGAGTTCGGTGGAAAAAATACCCTTCGTCAGGTAACCAGTCTCTACCAATATCTGCTGGCCAGTCCTACTTCTACCTTCGCCACCGATGACAGCCGTCCGTCTGGCTCGCTTACGTATGATCAGAACATTGCGGCTGCTTATGTATCAACCACGTTTACGACACGCAGTAAACTAGCCATTATGACGGGCTTACGGTATGAGTATACCAGCATTCAGGCCCGGACCGGAGGGTCCCAGACTGGAGGGTCCCGGACTGGTGGGTCGTCTACTGGTGGGCAGGGTTCAATCTCAATTCCCGATTACGGACGATTATTACCCAGCATCAATCTGTCCAAGAAAATCGGGGAAGGCACTACCGTAAAACTGGCTTATACCCGACGCATTCGACGGCCGTTTATCGACGACTTGAATCCCAACTTCAATACGGTCAATCCCCTCAATATTCGGATCGGTAATCCGTATTTGAAACCCGAAACCGTTGATCGAATTGAAGCAGGCTATAGTACGCAGGTGAAGAAAACGTATTTGAATTTTACGCTCTACACCCGACTCAATACAGACGATATTCAATCGATCAGTCAACGCTCGGATACGTTGGTGGGGGCTGTCGTGACGCGGGTTACCAACCTGGGTAAAGAATATAACTACGGATCTAATTTATTTGCTACGGTCAATATTACACCCCGGTGGAGTGTAAATGGCAACATAGATGTGATGTACCGCTTTATTCAGGGCTTAACGCTGGACATCAATGGTCTGTCGACTCTGATCAGCAATCAGGGTTTCCGGTGGGGAGGTCGCATGGATACGCAATTGCAACTCGATAAAGGCTGGGCTGTTCAGGCCAATATCGGGTATCGGGGCAAAGACATTAATTTGCAAGGCTACCGAATTGGTTTTGCTCAATATTCGCTGGGTGCGCGAAAAGATTTTAGCAATAAGCGAGGCAGTCTAGGGATTGCGGCTGAAAATTTTCTAACCCGAGGCATGGGCTTTACATCGGTACTGAATTCGGCTCAGTTTGATCAGGATTTCCGGCAGTACATCTATAACGCCAGTGTTCGGGCAACGTTCAGTTACAAGCTTGGTAGTCTGAATGGGGCAAAGGTGAAGAAAAATAAGTCTCTGGGTGACGAAAATTGA
- a CDS encoding sensor histidine kinase gives MQDIAMLMPGGLVRLNGENEIVYLNPFAEQLLGYAPGVLIGQRVEVMLTRASRIYFQTNLYPIIALGKLANELYLTLQSQSGVRIPVLLNAVRQEDASGEGFLYLCLIPVYQRRQYEQELLASKQAAEQALLRNDELMVLQQQLELHQAELDRQVTNLKQRNDELKQFGRIIAHDLQEPLRKINLLASVLEQEPMNQWTKLGQRGLKGIVRASTRLRQLIHDLQLYFTFDSIRSADESVDLTDLIAQTIANYSSPGIRFDVSSLPTIVGNRGELLNLFGHLLNNAVKFRRLNVSSVVAISGSVVSQNRYQTTPDKYQYINYARIVVSDNGIGFNNQYREEIFGILKKLDPHSPGIGLGLSLAKKIVERHQGVIRAESKPGQGTTITLLLPLTT, from the coding sequence ATGCAGGATATTGCGATGTTAATGCCGGGAGGCCTGGTGCGATTGAATGGGGAGAATGAGATCGTGTATCTGAATCCCTTTGCCGAACAATTGTTGGGTTATGCCCCAGGCGTCCTGATCGGTCAGCGGGTGGAGGTGATGTTAACCCGGGCGAGTCGGATCTACTTTCAGACGAACCTGTATCCCATTATCGCCCTAGGCAAACTGGCCAATGAACTCTACCTGACCCTACAATCTCAGTCCGGAGTACGCATTCCGGTCTTGCTCAATGCCGTTCGTCAGGAAGATGCTTCGGGGGAAGGCTTCCTTTACCTGTGTCTGATACCGGTTTATCAGCGCCGACAATACGAGCAGGAACTGTTGGCCAGTAAGCAGGCGGCCGAGCAGGCTTTACTGCGCAACGATGAGTTAATGGTGCTCCAGCAGCAACTGGAACTGCATCAGGCCGAGTTGGACCGCCAGGTAACCAATCTCAAACAACGCAATGATGAGTTAAAGCAATTTGGACGGATTATCGCCCATGACTTACAGGAGCCCCTGCGTAAGATTAATCTGTTGGCCAGTGTGCTAGAACAGGAACCGATGAATCAGTGGACGAAGCTGGGTCAGCGGGGACTGAAAGGCATTGTCAGGGCTAGTACCCGCTTGCGCCAGCTCATCCACGATTTGCAGCTATATTTCACGTTTGACTCAATCCGATCAGCCGATGAATCGGTCGATTTAACGGACCTGATTGCCCAAACGATAGCGAACTACAGCTCACCGGGCATTCGATTCGACGTGAGCAGTTTACCGACCATCGTCGGGAATCGAGGGGAGTTACTGAATTTATTTGGCCATTTACTGAATAACGCGGTGAAGTTTCGACGGTTGAACGTGTCCTCCGTGGTGGCCATCAGCGGTAGTGTGGTGAGTCAGAACCGGTATCAAACGACCCCTGACAAGTATCAATACATCAACTACGCGCGGATTGTGGTGAGCGACAATGGGATTGGCTTTAATAACCAGTATCGGGAAGAGATTTTCGGCATCTTGAAGAAACTAGACCCGCACTCGCCAGGAATTGGGTTAGGCTTATCGTTAGCCAAAAAGATTGTCGAACGCCACCAGGGCGTCATTCGGGCAGAATCCAAACCGGGCCAGGGCACGACCATTACGTTGTTATTACCACTGACGACCTGA
- a CDS encoding alpha/beta fold hydrolase, whose amino-acid sequence MSKNAESLGNDYIRYTGMMTQTIRNRYNITVTGKGTQPILFAHGFGCDQHMWRYVATAFEAHYQVIRFDYIGHGKASREAYNRERYASLQGYAQDVLDICQDLDLEQIIFVGHSVSSMIGLLASIQEPDRFERLIMVSPSPHYINEEGYTGGFERADIEELLDTMDSNFFGWATVMGPAIMANKERPELGQELIHSFCATDQAIAQQFARLTFLGDNRLDLAKIGRPVLIIQSIADDIAPVAVGEYMAQHIPHNTLRVIQAQGHSPHVSAPAETIAAIQHYLQATNS is encoded by the coding sequence TTGAGTAAAAATGCTGAGTCGTTGGGTAACGATTACATCAGGTACACCGGAATGATGACCCAGACCATTAGGAACCGTTACAATATAACCGTTACCGGTAAAGGCACCCAACCAATCTTGTTTGCGCATGGATTTGGCTGTGACCAGCACATGTGGCGCTATGTAGCCACCGCCTTTGAAGCCCACTATCAAGTCATCCGATTTGACTATATCGGCCATGGCAAAGCCTCCCGTGAGGCTTATAATCGCGAACGCTACGCCAGCTTGCAAGGCTATGCCCAGGATGTGCTCGATATCTGTCAGGATCTGGACCTAGAACAGATTATTTTTGTCGGTCATTCGGTGAGCAGTATGATTGGCTTGTTAGCCTCCATCCAGGAACCCGATCGCTTCGAACGACTGATTATGGTGAGCCCATCGCCCCACTATATCAATGAGGAAGGCTATACGGGGGGCTTCGAGCGAGCCGATATTGAGGAATTACTGGACACGATGGACAGTAATTTTTTTGGCTGGGCCACCGTCATGGGTCCTGCCATCATGGCCAATAAGGAACGGCCCGAGCTAGGCCAGGAACTCATCCACAGTTTTTGCGCCACAGACCAGGCCATAGCGCAGCAGTTTGCCCGGTTAACCTTCCTGGGCGACAACCGACTGGACTTAGCGAAGATTGGGCGACCGGTTTTAATTATTCAGTCGATCGCCGATGATATTGCGCCCGTTGCTGTGGGCGAGTACATGGCGCAGCATATACCCCATAACACCTTGCGGGTAATTCAGGCCCAGGGACACTCCCCTCACGTCAGTGCCCCTGCTGAAACCATTGCGGCTATCCAGCACTATCTGCAAGCGACCAACTCGTAG
- a CDS encoding Dyp-type peroxidase yields the protein MANFLIGYSPGTSLIQPGPTTGSAGSFAFNGCYNAFRILYQDVATFNKLLQDQTSVITPIIGGTPDDAQEWLAAKLMGRWRNGSPLILSPNTPDPATEKGELFSYTESADTSRYKDVLSTNKCPYSAHTRVANPRDEHLTPIEGATPPRIVRRGMPYGPTVTGTADDGIDRGLIGLFLCGSFSRQFEKIYGWMNTNNFASDLAGLKLFPQDAVLGNRNPNKLSNQTTSFTIPVENEEPIIINQLPLMIQTRAPPTVFCPVSPQSA from the coding sequence TTGGCTAATTTCCTGATTGGCTACAGCCCGGGTACCTCGCTGATACAACCCGGACCAACGACCGGATCAGCGGGAAGTTTCGCCTTTAATGGCTGCTATAACGCCTTCCGAATTCTATATCAAGATGTAGCCACTTTCAACAAACTGCTTCAGGATCAGACATCTGTTATAACACCCATCATCGGCGGCACACCCGACGATGCCCAGGAATGGCTGGCGGCTAAATTGATGGGGCGCTGGCGAAACGGGTCACCCCTTATATTAAGTCCCAATACCCCCGATCCGGCTACTGAGAAGGGGGAACTGTTCAGCTACACCGAGTCTGCCGATACGAGCAGATATAAGGACGTATTGAGTACGAACAAATGCCCTTATTCGGCTCACACCCGCGTGGCCAACCCACGCGATGAGCACCTGACGCCCATTGAGGGAGCGACTCCCCCGCGCATTGTTCGGCGGGGGATGCCGTATGGCCCAACGGTGACCGGAACAGCGGATGACGGCATTGACCGGGGATTGATTGGTTTATTCTTATGCGGCAGTTTTTCCCGGCAGTTTGAAAAGATTTATGGCTGGATGAATACCAATAACTTTGCTTCAGACCTGGCCGGACTTAAACTGTTCCCGCAGGATGCGGTGCTTGGGAACCGTAATCCGAATAAGCTGAGCAACCAAACCACCAGCTTTACTATTCCGGTCGAAAATGAAGAACCGATTATAATCAATCAGTTGCCATTGATGATTCAGACACGGGCACCGCCTACTGTCTTCTGCCCAGTCTCACCACAATCCGCCTGA
- a CDS encoding helix-turn-helix domain-containing protein codes for MASELAINYKMLYRKVQSLTGLAPINLMQQYRLDRAIDLLRIGQSVTQTAGLIAFKTSCPKSLSLLPSNLSPLMHPNG; via the coding sequence ATGGCCAGTGAATTGGCTATAAATTACAAAATGCTTTACCGAAAGGTGCAGAGTCTCACTGGGCTGGCCCCAATTAATTTGATGCAACAATACAGGCTGGACAGAGCCATTGACTTGTTACGTATAGGTCAGAGCGTGACGCAAACCGCCGGTTTAATCGCCTTTAAGACGTCATGCCCCAAATCACTAAGTCTATTGCCCAGTAACCTATCACCTTTGATGCACCCAAACGGGTAG